One part of the Aliivibrio fischeri ATCC 7744 = JCM 18803 = DSM 507 genome encodes these proteins:
- the pabC gene encoding aminodeoxychorismate lyase gives MFWVNGMESESLPISDRATQYGDGFFTTMKVLNKKICLWKLHLTRLKTSAERLGITEPDWCVLEEQMTGLASKVMNGGIKILITRGRGGRGYSPEGCTNTQVIVSTFTLPVEYQEWQQKGIDVGISDIHLGLNPLLAGMKHLNRLEQVLIKQSVKKTDYLDVIVLDINNNIVETSIGNIFWVKGDRIFTPNLSLAGVEGVMKTHISEIAKSHHIDIESVHCNIDTLANADEVFITNSLFEVVPINKIKEIHFTKHTLTHWFQEKLYSC, from the coding sequence ATGTTTTGGGTTAATGGAATGGAATCTGAATCACTTCCAATCAGTGATAGAGCAACTCAGTATGGTGATGGTTTTTTTACTACCATGAAGGTATTAAATAAGAAGATTTGTTTGTGGAAACTGCACTTAACTCGACTTAAAACCTCAGCAGAGCGTTTAGGTATAACGGAGCCAGATTGGTGTGTACTTGAAGAGCAAATGACTGGACTTGCTTCTAAAGTAATGAATGGTGGCATTAAAATCTTAATAACAAGAGGACGTGGTGGGCGAGGTTACTCTCCAGAAGGATGTACAAACACGCAAGTGATTGTGTCTACTTTTACACTGCCTGTTGAATATCAAGAATGGCAACAAAAAGGCATAGATGTAGGAATATCCGATATTCATCTAGGACTCAATCCACTCTTAGCTGGAATGAAACATCTAAACCGCCTAGAGCAAGTACTAATAAAACAATCAGTGAAGAAAACAGATTACTTAGATGTCATTGTTCTCGATATTAATAACAACATCGTTGAGACGTCGATAGGAAACATTTTTTGGGTTAAGGGTGATAGAATATTTACCCCTAATTTATCATTAGCAGGTGTTGAAGGGGTGATGAAGACGCACATTAGTGAAATTGCTAAGAGTCATCATATCGACATAGAATCAGTACATTGTAATATTGATACGCTTGCAAATGCAGATGAAGTTTTTATCACTAACTCCTTATTTGAAGTTGTACCGATAAATAAGATCAAAGAAATTCATTTTACCAAACATACATTAACTCATTGGTTTCAGGAGAAACTGTACTCGTGTTGA
- the fabF gene encoding beta-ketoacyl-ACP synthase II, with product MSKRRVVVTGMGMLTPVGNTVEASWKALLAGQSGIVNIEHFDTTEFTTRFAGLVQDFNAEEYMSKKDARKMDLFIQYGVAAGIQALDDSGFKVTEENAHRIGAAIGSGIGGLGLIEAGYKAFSEKGPRKISPFFVPSTIVNMIAGHMSIIRGLRGPNIAISTACTTGLHNIGHAARMIAYGDADAMLAGGAEKASTELGMGGFGAAKALSTNNENPQGASRPWDKNRDGFVLGDGAGMMVLEEYEHAKARGAKIYCELVGFGMSGDAYHMTSPTPDGSGGALAMEAAMRDAGVTGEQIGYVNAHGTSTPAGDVAEIKGIKRALGEAGSKQVLVSSTKSMTGHLLGAAGSVEAIITAMSLVDQIVPPTINLDDPEEGLDIDLVPHTARKVTDMEYAICNSFGFGGTNGSLIFKKM from the coding sequence GTGTCCAAACGTCGTGTAGTTGTTACAGGCATGGGTATGCTAACACCGGTGGGTAACACTGTTGAAGCATCTTGGAAAGCGCTGTTAGCAGGCCAAAGCGGTATCGTTAATATCGAACACTTTGACACCACTGAGTTTACTACTCGTTTTGCAGGTCTAGTTCAAGACTTTAATGCTGAAGAGTACATGTCTAAGAAAGACGCTCGTAAGATGGATTTATTTATCCAATACGGCGTAGCTGCTGGCATTCAGGCATTAGATGACTCGGGTTTTAAAGTTACTGAAGAAAATGCTCATCGTATCGGTGCTGCAATTGGTTCAGGTATTGGTGGCCTTGGCTTAATTGAAGCTGGCTACAAAGCATTCAGTGAAAAAGGTCCTCGTAAGATCAGCCCGTTTTTCGTGCCTTCTACCATCGTTAATATGATCGCAGGTCATATGTCGATTATTCGTGGTTTACGTGGTCCAAATATCGCAATTTCAACTGCTTGTACTACAGGTCTTCATAATATTGGTCATGCTGCACGTATGATCGCTTATGGTGATGCTGATGCAATGCTAGCTGGTGGTGCAGAGAAAGCATCTACAGAGCTAGGTATGGGTGGTTTTGGTGCAGCAAAAGCACTATCTACAAATAATGAAAACCCTCAAGGCGCATCTCGTCCTTGGGACAAAAACCGTGATGGTTTTGTTCTAGGTGATGGTGCTGGCATGATGGTTCTTGAAGAGTATGAACACGCTAAAGCTCGTGGTGCTAAGATCTACTGTGAACTTGTAGGTTTTGGTATGAGTGGTGATGCTTACCATATGACTTCGCCAACGCCAGATGGTTCTGGTGGTGCGTTAGCTATGGAAGCTGCGATGCGTGATGCTGGCGTAACAGGTGAACAAATCGGTTACGTAAATGCACACGGTACGTCCACTCCTGCTGGTGATGTAGCTGAAATTAAAGGCATTAAACGTGCTCTTGGTGAAGCTGGCTCTAAGCAAGTTTTAGTATCTTCAACAAAATCAATGACTGGTCACCTTTTGGGTGCTGCAGGTTCTGTTGAAGCAATCATCACAGCGATGTCTTTGGTTGATCAAATCGTTCCACCAACAATCAACCTTGATGATCCTGAAGAAGGTTTAGATATTGACCTTGTTCCACACACAGCTCGTAAAGTAACAGATATGGAATACGCAATCTGTAACTCATTCGGTTTTGGTGGTACAAACGGTTCACTAATCTTCAAGAAAATGTAA
- the acpP gene encoding acyl carrier protein yields the protein MSNLEERVKKIIVEQLGVDEAEVKNEASFVDDLGADSLDTVELVMALEEEFDTEIPDEEAEKITTVQAAIDYVTSAQ from the coding sequence ATGAGTAATCTTGAAGAACGCGTAAAGAAAATCATCGTTGAACAACTAGGTGTGGATGAAGCTGAAGTTAAAAACGAAGCATCATTTGTTGATGACCTAGGTGCAGACTCACTAGACACAGTTGAGCTAGTAATGGCTCTAGAAGAAGAGTTTGATACTGAGATTCCAGATGAAGAAGCTGAGAAGATCACTACTGTTCAAGCTGCTATCGACTACGTAACTAGCGCACAGTAA
- the fabG gene encoding 3-oxoacyl-ACP reductase FabG produces the protein MNLEGKIALVTGASRGIGRSIAELLVSRGATVIGTATSEGGAAAISEYLGENGKGLALNVTDVESIESVLKSINDEFGAIDILVNNAGITRDNLLMRMKDDEWTDIMDTNLTSIFRLSKAVLRGMMKKRNGRIINVGSVVGTMGNAGQTNYAAAKAGVIGFTKSMAREVASRGVTVNTVAPGFIETDMTKALNDDQRAATLSAVPAGRLGDPKEIASAVVFLASPEAAYITGETLHVNGGMYMV, from the coding sequence ATGAATCTAGAAGGCAAAATTGCCTTAGTTACTGGTGCAAGCCGTGGTATTGGTCGTTCAATCGCTGAACTACTTGTATCTCGTGGCGCAACAGTGATTGGTACAGCGACGTCTGAAGGTGGTGCTGCAGCAATCAGTGAATACCTAGGTGAGAACGGTAAAGGTCTTGCTTTAAATGTAACTGATGTAGAGTCGATTGAGTCTGTACTAAAAAGCATTAACGATGAGTTTGGTGCGATTGATATCTTGGTAAACAATGCGGGTATTACTCGTGATAACCTACTTATGCGTATGAAAGACGATGAGTGGACAGATATCATGGATACTAACTTAACGTCTATTTTCCGTTTATCAAAAGCGGTTCTTCGTGGCATGATGAAGAAACGTAACGGTCGTATCATTAACGTTGGTTCTGTTGTTGGTACAATGGGTAACGCTGGTCAAACTAACTATGCAGCTGCAAAAGCAGGCGTAATTGGTTTTACTAAGTCTATGGCTCGTGAAGTTGCTTCACGTGGCGTAACAGTAAATACTGTTGCACCAGGTTTTATTGAAACAGATATGACAAAAGCCTTGAATGATGACCAACGAGCTGCAACACTATCAGCGGTACCAGCTGGACGTCTAGGTGATCCAAAAGAAATCGCATCAGCGGTGGTATTTTTGGCTTCTCCGGAAGCGGCATACATTACGGGCGAAACACTGCACGTAAATGGCGGCATGTACATGGTTTAA